A stretch of Salvelinus alpinus chromosome 4, SLU_Salpinus.1, whole genome shotgun sequence DNA encodes these proteins:
- the LOC139574799 gene encoding copper transport protein ATOX1-like: MTTKHEFFVDMTCEGCSGAVTRVLNKLGGVQFEIDLPNKKVFIESDKDTDVLLETLKKTGKAANYVGPK; encoded by the exons atgACGACC AAGCACGAATTCTTTGTGGACATGACATGTGAGGGATGCTCTGGGGCAGTCACCCGAGTCCTCAATAAACTGG GTGGTGTCCAATTTGAGATCGACCTCCCCAACAAGAAGGTTTTCATTGAGTCTGACAAGGACACGGACGTGCTTCTGGAAACACTTAAGAAGACTGGAAAGGCAGCTAACTACGTCGGCCCCAAGTGA